One Mobula birostris isolate sMobBir1 chromosome 4, sMobBir1.hap1, whole genome shotgun sequence DNA window includes the following coding sequences:
- the LOC140197055 gene encoding alpha-1,4-N-acetylglucosaminyltransferase-like: protein MLGMLHVKDNSGSEKDVSDLAFLHQKPGIIFLESTDNVQPTPLVVCSVESAALRNPDKPIYYFMKGFSGNLSQYPQPEYKGILLLSSVRNVTILPLNVTELFEDTPLKNWYQKVNPLKEKFWTHVLADGCRLALIWRYGGIYLDTDIISLRSMPFDNFICPQSPDIFSNGAMGFQQKHHTFLWNCMEDFVANYIGHVWGQQGPGLISRVLKRWCNTGKPATFIGKECNGISLWITNRFYPVPYPAWGRYYAPWKKEHIERTFSDTYGAHVWNFMNKHKKRKVVAGSGSLMEHLFQLHCPNTYKKLIQSSNSTA from the exons ATGCTTGGAATGTTGCATGTAAAAGACAATTCTGGTTCTGAAAAAGATGTTTCTGATCTTGCATTCTTACACCAGAAACCTGGGATTATATTTCTGGAGTCGACTGACAACGTACAGCCAACACCATTAGTGGTGTGTTCAGTGGAATCTGCTGCTCTAAGAAACCCAGACAAACCAATCTATTATTTCATGAAGGGATTCAGTGGCAACTTGAGCCAGTATCCACAGCCTGAGTACAAAGGCATCCTGTTGCTCTCCTCAGTGAGGAATGTCACCATTCTACCCTTGAATGTCACTGAACTGTTCGAAGACACTCCATTGAAAAACTGGTACCAAAAG GTAAATCCACTAAAGGAAAAGTTTTGGACTCATGTGCTTGCAGATGGCTGCAGGTTAGCGTTGATCTGGAGATATGGAGGCATCTACCTGGATACTGACATTATATCACTGAGGTCTATGCCATTTGATAACTTTATCTGTCCACAAAGTCCAGACATTTTCAGTAACGGAGCAATGGGTTTCCAGCAGAAGCACCATACCTTTTTGTGGAATTGCATGGAAGATTTTGTGGCCAATTACATTGGACATGTTTGGGGTCAACAAGGTCCTGGACTGATTTCCCGTGTGCTGAAGAGATGGTGCAATACTGGTAAACCAGCCACCTTCATTGGCAAGGAATGCAATGGCATCTCTCTATGGATCACAAATCGTTTCTATCCAGTCCCATATCCAGCATGGGGGAGGTACTATGCCCCCTGGAAAAAGGAGCATATAGAACGGACCTTTTCAGATACGTATGGAGCACATGTCTGGAACTTTATGAATAAACATAAGAAAAGAAAAGTTGTTGCTGGAAGTGGATCATTAATGGAACATCTTTTCCAGTTGCATTGTCCGAATACTTACAAAAAATTAATTCAATCCAGTAATAGTACAGCATGA